The following coding sequences lie in one Candidatus Binatus sp. genomic window:
- a CDS encoding DUF3458 domain-containing protein, with protein MHKPRLFDQLASEIGDRDAFTIAFARGRRAFQPDQVEQKWARDRAANIKHIKLEVALDFADKRIAGTATHRLSAIVGGVDKLEFDALEMQIDAVRVANEPASFEHADGTLQIALPRALAAGDEIEIAIDYSARPRRGLYFVGPDDGYPHKPVQAWTQGEDEDSRYWFPCYDYPNNRTTSEVIATVPEKFTAISNGALVETTSNRAAKTRTFHWRHEVPHSTYLITLAAGEFVVIEERAGDTPVTYYVAPGREDDARRAFGNTPKMIQFFERKIGVPYPYAKYAQVAVSDFIFGGMENSSATTQTADTMHDARAHLDFKSDPLVAHELAHQWWGDLLTCRDWAHAWLNEGFATYFEALWCEENLGADEFAWNVRQDREGYLDEDSHRYRRPIVCHRYRTPIDLFDRHLYEKGSLVLHMLRRTVGDDLFFSSLNLYCTRHRGANVITQDLQRAFEDATGRNLDRFFDQWVYKEGHPEIEVSSSFDDKRKLLSVTVKQTHKTSEMTPVFKFPVTIALMDADGNEIRHRVDIKEREQVFNFICEKAPKAVRFDPEHDIVKTLKHKRSREALDVELRHAPEAIGRAAAARELGNEGSPDATAALRTAMLGDKFWGVQADAANALGTIRTDAARDALLEGLTLPHPKARRAVVRALGNFRGDSRAAAALSDVLGKGDESYFVEAEAAHALGKTRDARAFEHLNDALTRESYLDVIRAHALGGLAEARDDRAIDIARDWTKYGQPPRARVAAIGALARFAALKENRRLEILDWLTPLCDDREFMVRMRISGALAEIGDARALPFLQRLANRDLDGRVQRHANDAIASINEGRTRVEEGQRLREDIDKMRDDNKKLQMRLDKLEALARDKQS; from the coding sequence ATGCACAAGCCGCGTTTATTCGATCAACTCGCATCCGAAATCGGCGACCGCGACGCATTCACGATCGCCTTCGCGCGCGGGCGCCGCGCGTTTCAGCCCGATCAGGTCGAACAGAAATGGGCGCGCGATCGCGCCGCCAACATCAAGCATATCAAGCTCGAAGTCGCGCTCGATTTTGCCGACAAACGAATCGCCGGCACCGCGACGCATCGATTGTCCGCGATCGTAGGCGGCGTCGACAAGCTCGAATTCGACGCACTCGAAATGCAAATCGATGCGGTGCGCGTCGCGAACGAACCCGCTTCGTTCGAGCACGCCGATGGCACGCTGCAAATTGCGCTGCCCCGCGCGCTCGCGGCCGGCGATGAAATCGAAATCGCGATCGATTATTCAGCGCGCCCGCGCCGCGGACTTTATTTCGTCGGTCCCGACGACGGCTATCCGCACAAACCCGTGCAGGCGTGGACGCAGGGCGAGGATGAAGATTCGCGCTACTGGTTTCCGTGCTACGACTACCCGAACAATCGCACCACCAGCGAAGTTATCGCGACCGTGCCGGAAAAATTCACCGCGATCTCGAACGGCGCGCTCGTCGAAACGACCTCGAATCGCGCCGCGAAGACGCGCACCTTTCATTGGCGCCACGAGGTGCCGCATTCCACGTATCTGATCACGCTGGCGGCCGGTGAGTTCGTTGTGATTGAAGAACGCGCAGGTGACACGCCGGTGACGTATTACGTCGCGCCGGGACGCGAGGACGACGCGCGCCGCGCCTTTGGCAACACGCCGAAGATGATTCAATTCTTCGAGCGCAAAATCGGCGTGCCCTATCCTTACGCCAAATATGCGCAGGTCGCCGTCAGCGATTTCATTTTCGGCGGGATGGAAAATTCCTCGGCGACGACCCAGACCGCCGACACGATGCACGACGCGCGCGCTCATCTCGATTTCAAGAGCGATCCGCTGGTTGCACACGAACTGGCGCATCAATGGTGGGGCGATTTGCTGACTTGCCGTGATTGGGCGCATGCGTGGCTGAACGAAGGATTTGCGACTTACTTCGAGGCGCTCTGGTGCGAGGAGAATCTCGGCGCCGACGAGTTCGCATGGAACGTCCGCCAGGATCGCGAGGGCTACCTCGACGAGGATTCGCATCGCTACCGCCGGCCGATTGTGTGCCATCGCTATCGCACGCCAATCGATCTTTTCGATCGTCATCTGTATGAGAAAGGCAGTCTCGTGCTGCACATGCTGCGGCGCACGGTTGGCGACGATCTATTCTTCAGCTCGCTGAATCTCTATTGCACGCGTCATCGCGGCGCCAACGTGATCACGCAGGATTTGCAGCGCGCCTTCGAGGACGCCACCGGACGCAATCTCGACAGGTTCTTCGACCAATGGGTGTACAAGGAAGGGCATCCGGAAATCGAAGTCTCGAGTTCCTTCGACGACAAGCGAAAGCTGCTCAGCGTCACTGTCAAGCAAACGCATAAGACCAGCGAGATGACGCCGGTGTTCAAGTTCCCCGTGACGATCGCGCTGATGGACGCCGACGGAAACGAGATTCGCCATCGCGTGGACATCAAGGAACGCGAGCAGGTGTTCAATTTCATCTGCGAGAAGGCGCCCAAAGCGGTGCGCTTCGATCCTGAGCACGACATCGTGAAAACGCTCAAGCATAAGCGGAGCCGCGAGGCGCTCGACGTCGAGTTGCGCCACGCCCCCGAGGCGATTGGTCGTGCGGCGGCCGCGCGCGAACTTGGCAATGAGGGAAGTCCCGACGCCACCGCGGCGCTGCGAACCGCGATGCTCGGTGACAAGTTCTGGGGCGTGCAGGCCGACGCGGCCAATGCGCTCGGCACGATTCGCACCGATGCAGCGCGCGACGCGCTGCTCGAAGGCCTTACGTTGCCGCATCCCAAGGCGCGGCGCGCGGTGGTGCGAGCGCTGGGAAATTTCCGCGGCGATAGCCGCGCGGCTGCGGCGCTCTCCGACGTGCTGGGGAAGGGCGACGAGAGCTACTTCGTCGAAGCCGAGGCTGCCCACGCGCTCGGCAAGACTCGCGACGCGCGCGCATTCGAGCATCTGAACGATGCGCTCACGCGCGAATCGTATCTCGACGTGATTCGTGCGCACGCGCTGGGCGGTCTTGCTGAAGCGCGCGACGACCGCGCGATCGATATCGCGCGCGACTGGACGAAGTATGGACAGCCGCCGCGCGCCCGCGTCGCCGCGATCGGTGCTCTGGCGCGATTCGCAGCGCTTAAGGAAAATCGGCGACTCGAAATTCTCGATTGGCTCACGCCGCTCTGCGACGACCGCGAGTTCATGGTCCGGATGCGAATTTCGGGCGCTCTGGCTGAGATTGGAGACGCGCGCGCTTTGCCTTTCTTGCAACGCCTGGCCAATCGCGATTTGGATGGCAGAGTGCAGCGCCATGCAAACGACGCGATCGCGTCGATCAACGAAGGCCGCACGCGCGTCGAAGAAGGACAGCGGCTTCGCGAGGATATCGACAAAATGCGCGACGACAACAAAAAGCTGCAGATGCGGCTCGATAAGTTGGAGGCGCTCGCGCGCGACAAACAATCCTGA
- a CDS encoding polysaccharide deacetylase: MEKKISVCLTFDFDAISLWLGGFHATSLSAISRGEFGRVGAERLIAMLREWGIKSTWFVPGHSAETYPHIIEALMTDGHEIGNHGYLHTRPKDAEDEAEILDRGNEVLTRMTGHRPLGHRSPGAGLSYNMVDLLHDRGFLYDSSLMGDDFSPYYLRSGDNPSNDGPYIFGKDIDVVEIPFTWGLDDFPAFEYFSSRNGIQQGLSSPNAVYDIWAGDFDYLHDRLGEGVYTLTMHPQVIGRGHRLLMLERLVRHIGSHRGIEFTTMANVARSWKESHPLSSRDAN, translated from the coding sequence ATGGAAAAGAAAATTTCAGTCTGCCTGACATTCGACTTCGACGCGATCTCGCTCTGGCTCGGCGGCTTTCACGCGACTTCACTGAGCGCCATTTCCCGCGGCGAGTTCGGCCGCGTAGGCGCCGAGCGGCTGATCGCGATGCTCCGCGAATGGGGCATCAAATCGACCTGGTTCGTCCCCGGCCACAGCGCCGAAACCTATCCGCATATCATCGAGGCGCTGATGACCGACGGCCACGAAATCGGCAATCATGGCTACCTTCACACGCGCCCCAAGGACGCTGAAGACGAAGCCGAGATTCTCGATCGCGGCAATGAAGTGCTGACGCGGATGACCGGGCATCGTCCGCTGGGGCATCGATCGCCGGGCGCCGGTCTCAGTTACAACATGGTCGATCTGCTCCACGACCGCGGCTTTCTCTACGACTCGAGTCTGATGGGCGACGATTTTTCGCCCTACTATTTGCGCTCCGGCGACAACCCCTCGAATGACGGCCCGTACATCTTCGGCAAGGATATCGACGTCGTTGAGATTCCGTTCACCTGGGGCCTCGATGATTTTCCAGCGTTCGAATACTTCTCGAGCCGCAACGGAATCCAGCAGGGCCTGTCGTCCCCCAACGCGGTCTACGACATCTGGGCCGGCGATTTCGACTATCTCCACGATCGACTTGGCGAAGGCGTGTACACGCTCACGATGCATCCGCAGGTGATTGGCCGTGGGCATCGATTGCTGATGCTCGAGCGGCTGGTCCGCCATATCGGGAGCCATCGCGGAATCGAGTTCACGACGATGGCCAATGTCGCGCGAAGCTGGAAGGAATCTCACCCGCTTTCATCGCGAGACGCGAACTGA
- a CDS encoding S8 family serine peptidase, producing the protein MAAMPDVKFIKPAEEFGTNKDDTSEGDITHRANTARSTFSINGSGIKVGVLSDGVDPLSTVQATGDLPPNCPAGPPCLQVLPGKAGSGSEGSAMLEIVFDLAPGANLAFATANGGQAAFATNITSLQTAGAKVIVDDVFYFAEPVFQDGIIAQAISAAVANGTIYFSSSGNGGSKKKGTSGTWEGNYVATTLPAPFDSAVYKSALDFGGGQNTNPITKNPPFGAVVLQWSDLFGGSSNDYDLFLLNPAGTSVVLSSTNSQNGTQDPIEQLGFSGNATGFRLAIVLFQGSPRFLHLDTLRGQIQFNTNGNTGGHSAGKNTLGVAAVDVATTGCPSCAPFVGGATNPVEDFSSDGPRRIFYNPDGTAITPGNFLASGGLLLPKPDITAADGVTTATPGFAPFFGTSAAAPHAAAIAALMLSRASTLTPTQVKSILSSTALDNEGTGVDVNSGAGIVDARNAVAASTKSATATRTPTATATVTRTATRTATRTATRTPTRTATKTATRTPTRTATRTATRTATRTPTKTATRTATRTPTRTATKTATRTATRTPTKTATKTASRTSTRTATRTATRTATRTASRTPTATLSRTATRTPTATRTPTRTATRTATRTATRTPTSTATRTGTKTATRTATKTSTRTATRTATRTPTSTATRTATRTATRTASRTPTSTLTATKTSTKTATRTPTATTTVSKTATKTPTQTKTATRTATRTATRTATRTPTATPTT; encoded by the coding sequence ATGGCCGCGATGCCGGACGTCAAGTTCATCAAGCCCGCCGAGGAATTTGGCACTAATAAGGACGACACCAGCGAAGGCGACATCACTCATCGCGCCAACACCGCCCGGTCGACCTTCAGCATTAACGGTTCGGGGATCAAGGTTGGAGTCCTGTCTGACGGAGTGGACCCGTTGAGCACAGTACAGGCTACCGGGGATCTGCCGCCTAACTGCCCGGCTGGTCCGCCGTGCTTGCAGGTTCTGCCGGGAAAAGCTGGCAGCGGATCAGAGGGCAGCGCGATGCTGGAGATCGTCTTTGATCTTGCACCCGGTGCGAATCTGGCATTTGCCACTGCCAATGGAGGCCAAGCGGCCTTTGCGACTAACATCACATCGCTCCAGACGGCCGGAGCGAAGGTGATTGTGGACGATGTATTTTACTTCGCTGAGCCGGTTTTTCAGGACGGCATCATCGCTCAAGCGATCAGCGCAGCGGTCGCAAACGGAACAATTTACTTCTCTTCCTCAGGCAACGGCGGTAGCAAGAAGAAGGGGACGTCAGGCACCTGGGAAGGCAACTACGTTGCCACTACCTTGCCGGCGCCTTTCGATTCCGCCGTATACAAATCGGCACTCGATTTCGGCGGAGGACAGAACACCAATCCCATCACCAAAAATCCCCCCTTCGGAGCCGTGGTCTTACAATGGTCTGACCTATTTGGTGGCTCGAGCAACGACTACGATCTTTTCTTGCTTAACCCTGCCGGAACAAGCGTGGTCCTGTCGAGCACCAACTCTCAAAACGGAACCCAGGATCCTATCGAGCAACTGGGTTTCAGTGGGAATGCAACGGGCTTTCGTCTCGCGATAGTGCTTTTTCAGGGTTCGCCCCGATTCCTTCACCTGGATACCTTGCGTGGCCAGATTCAGTTCAACACCAATGGCAACACCGGTGGCCATTCCGCGGGCAAAAACACACTCGGCGTCGCCGCGGTGGATGTGGCTACGACAGGGTGTCCTTCGTGTGCGCCTTTCGTTGGCGGTGCGACCAACCCGGTAGAGGACTTCAGCTCCGATGGCCCGCGCAGGATTTTCTATAACCCCGACGGGACGGCGATCACTCCGGGGAATTTTCTTGCGAGCGGTGGCCTGCTTTTGCCTAAACCTGACATCACGGCTGCCGACGGGGTTACGACCGCGACTCCCGGGTTCGCCCCGTTCTTTGGCACCTCGGCGGCGGCGCCACATGCCGCCGCAATCGCGGCGCTGATGCTCTCACGTGCGTCAACCCTCACGCCCACACAGGTCAAGAGTATTTTGAGTTCCACCGCGCTCGACAACGAGGGTACGGGTGTCGATGTCAATTCCGGGGCAGGAATCGTCGATGCGCGGAACGCGGTAGCCGCCTCCACGAAAAGCGCGACTGCCACGCGGACTCCGACTGCTACGGCGACGGTAACCAGGACTGCAACCCGCACCGCAACTCGGACGGCCACCCGGACTCCGACCAGGACCGCCACCAAGACTGCAACCAGAACGCCGACCAGGACGGCAACCCGCACCGCGACTCGGACGGCTACCCGGACCCCGACCAAGACCGCAACCCGCACGGCAACTCGGACCCCGACCAGGACCGCCACCAAGACCGCAACTAGGACCGCCACGAGAACGCCGACCAAGACTGCAACCAAGACGGCCAGCAGGACTTCGACGAGAACCGCCACCAGAACCGCGACCCGTACTGCGACTCGAACTGCGAGTCGCACACCTACTGCTACGTTATCCAGGACGGCCACCCGGACTCCGACAGCTACCCGAACCCCAACTCGGACAGCGACCAGAACTGCAACTCGTACGGCAACGCGAACTCCTACCTCGACCGCAACGAGAACCGGGACCAAGACCGCAACTCGAACCGCGACTAAGACTTCGACGAGGACCGCCACCAGGACGGCTACGCGGACTCCCACCTCGACCGCGACCAGAACTGCTACGAGAACGGCGACCCGGACAGCCTCGCGAACTCCGACTTCGACGCTGACCGCGACGAAGACTTCTACCAAGACCGCAACCCGAACACCGACCGCCACCACGACGGTATCTAAGACCGCAACCAAAACTCCGACCCAGACTAAGACTGCAACCAGAACCGCAACAAGAACGGCTACCAGAACCGCGACTAGAACTCCAACCGCAACACCGACCACCTGA